The Mercenaria mercenaria strain notata chromosome 10, MADL_Memer_1, whole genome shotgun sequence genome contains a region encoding:
- the LOC123559815 gene encoding sialic acid synthase-like: protein MSDLTIVEQSVRSVLKYNHDLTLLQCTSSYPTPDNEVQLNVIRTYQRMFPNIKIGFSGHDQGTPLTLAAVAMGCVVIERHVTLDKEMKGSDHIASLDMSELAMLVRDIRRIDSAMGTGIKRIQPSEQTFMKKLGKRLVFKHSFEKGSKITPKDVMAKVSFKTADDVPLTDTEWEFRELQSDVVQNENVKIFHFRSVSESSDSSG from the coding sequence ATGTCAGATTTAACCATCGTAGAACAAAGTGTTCGTTCTGTGTTAAAATACAATCACGATTTAACACTATTACAATGTACATCCAGTTATCCAACGCCAGACAACGAGGTCCAGTTGAATGTAATACGCACCTACCAACGGATGTTTCCAAATATCAAAATAGGGTTTTCAGGTCATGACCAAGGAACACCTCTGACCCTTGCTGCTGTGGCAATGGGATGTGTAGTTATTGAAAGACATGTAACGTTAGATAAAGAAATGAAAGGTTCTGACCATATTGCTTCTTTAGATATGAGCGAATTAGCAATGCTCGTTCGAGATATTCGTCGCATCGATTCCGCAATGGGAACCGGCATAAAGCGCATTCAACCGTCTGAACAAACGTTCATGAAAAAACTTGGAAAACGTCTTGTGTTTAAGCACTCATTTGAAAAAGGGTCTAAAATTACGCCTAAAGATGTCATGGCTAAAGTGAGTTTTAAAACTGCTGACGATGTACCTTTAACCGACACAGAATGGGAATTCCGTGAATTACAAAGCGACGTggttcaaaatgaaaatgtgaaaatatttcactttAGAAGTGTGTCTGAGTCATCTGACAGCAGTGGGTAA